One Malania oleifera isolate guangnan ecotype guangnan chromosome 9, ASM2987363v1, whole genome shotgun sequence DNA segment encodes these proteins:
- the LOC131164781 gene encoding uncharacterized protein LOC131164781, translating to MENGQNMNALRMQDGFITNPFDQRAFSKSDADLMVRRLKNRERQRRYRARKRLEADAKRSCIVNQSTALQAEMGQSGMLNNRITRVHCVRNWKKDARRAHASKKHEGASRGPLIIPALTLASESLTPCLPSGTLTDPTLECRVHSESSPSLVNCETDRVTLSRRDWKADARKKKN from the coding sequence ATGGAAAATGGGCAAAATATGAATGCTTTGAGAATGCAAGATGGTTTTATTACGAATCCTTTTGATCAAAGAGCCTTCTCAAAAAGTGATGCTGACCTAATGGTCCGTCGCTTGAAGAACCGAGAACGACAACGTAGATACAGGGCAAGAAAACGTCTCGAGGCAGATGCAAAAAGATCTTGTATTGTAAATCAATCAACAGCACTGCAAGCAGAAATGGGACAGAGTGGAATGCTTAACAATCGCATTACCCGAGTTCATTGTGTACGAAATTGGAAGAAAGATGCTAGAAGGGCTCATGCGTCTAAGAAACATGAAGGAGCATCTAGGGGCCCTCTCATCATACCTGCCCTGACCTTAGCCAGTGAAAGCCTGACACCCTGTTTGCCCTCGGGAACTCTGACAGACCCAACTTTAGAATGTAGAGTTCATTCTGAAAGTTCTCCTAGCCTGGTCAATTGTGAAACAGATAGAGTTACACTTAGCCGAAGAGACTGGAAAGCAGATGCAAGAAAGAAGAAAAACTGA